In one window of Fusobacteria bacterium ZRK30 DNA:
- a CDS encoding NAD(P)H-dependent oxidoreductase subunit E, with protein sequence MTADIQDVNKILKKYEYKDSSLIPILQEVQKLNEEKYISEEMAKYVATEMEISKTRIYEVITFFSALNDKPKGKYFIQLCNSTVCEITDKETIENSLINELGIQVGETSQDKMFTLEYTPCFGACDVSPAMRVNKVVYGNLTESKIKSIVSKLRGDIHE encoded by the coding sequence GTGACAGCAGATATTCAAGACGTAAACAAAATATTAAAAAAATATGAGTATAAAGATAGTTCTTTAATACCTATATTACAAGAAGTACAAAAACTTAATGAGGAAAAGTATATTTCTGAAGAGATGGCAAAATATGTAGCTACCGAAATGGAAATTTCTAAGACTAGAATCTATGAAGTGATAACATTCTTTTCTGCATTAAATGACAAGCCTAAGGGTAAATATTTCATACAACTTTGCAACAGTACAGTATGTGAGATAACAGATAAGGAAACTATTGAAAATTCTTTGATAAATGAACTTGGAATTCAAGTAGGGGAAACATCTCAAGATAAGATGTTTACATTGGAGTATACACCTTGTTTCGGTGCCTGTGATGTTTCACCAGCTATGAGAGTCAATAAAGTTGTCTATGGAAACTTAACAGAAAGTAAGATAAAAAGTATAGTTAGCAAATTAAGAGGTGATATCCATGAATAG
- the selB gene encoding selenocysteine-specific translation elongation factor — MSIVIGTAGHIDHGKTTLIKNLTGVDTDRLPEEKKRGISIDLGFSYLNLKGEKVGIIDVPGHEKFVKNMMAGATGIDIVMLVVAADDGIMPQTREHFDIVRLLGIHHGVVVITKCDKASKERVLEVRNEIEEELGGSFLSGAPMIETSIDNPDSYQEVRDSLSDLVKTIKDEEQEKIVFRMSVDRSFSVKGFGTVITGTSQGKDLKVGDSLQIYPGDRVAKVRGIQNHGIGVDTLSAGNRCAINLAGIDKEDIKRGSVVATPNSLSVTRLMDVEINYLSSNTKVLKNNQRVRFHHGTKEIICRIKLLDQQELKAGDSGYAQLILEKELVGFTGDLGILRNYSPMFTIGGVTILNPLATKAKRFDEKLIQTLKGGKSDNSVKLSSVIEELSSKYPSFEDIKLNFGSAEDITESLKKLVKNKEVLELTALSETIYMHKNFLEGKKGELLAILEDFHSKNPLLIGENTSTIRNKIFSKKFKNKNYLEVLSKLEDDKVIKVNSSLVSLFDFEIKLSKNQEKIKETILKTYKNNGYKPPKYEELSKLAGDPKELKRVFDMMVLLGKLKFIEKDVFLLESDYNNLMMVINQLGEGGKEIALPDVKAKIETSRKYLVAYLEHLDKVGVTKRVDNSRVLV; from the coding sequence ATGAGTATAGTAATTGGAACGGCAGGACATATAGACCATGGTAAAACTACGTTGATAAAAAACCTTACAGGGGTAGATACCGACAGATTACCTGAGGAGAAAAAAAGGGGGATCTCTATAGATCTAGGATTTAGTTACCTCAATCTAAAGGGAGAAAAAGTAGGAATAATAGATGTTCCGGGACATGAGAAGTTTGTAAAAAATATGATGGCAGGAGCTACAGGAATAGATATAGTTATGTTAGTAGTAGCTGCTGATGACGGGATAATGCCTCAGACTCGTGAGCATTTTGATATAGTTAGACTTTTAGGGATCCATCACGGAGTTGTAGTTATCACTAAGTGTGATAAGGCAAGTAAAGAAAGGGTATTAGAAGTAAGAAATGAAATAGAAGAAGAATTAGGAGGGAGTTTTTTAAGTGGAGCTCCTATGATTGAAACCTCTATAGATAACCCGGATTCTTACCAAGAGGTAAGGGACTCATTGAGTGATTTAGTAAAAACTATCAAAGATGAAGAGCAGGAAAAAATAGTTTTTAGAATGTCGGTAGACAGATCATTTAGTGTAAAGGGATTTGGAACAGTTATTACAGGAACATCTCAGGGAAAAGATCTGAAAGTAGGAGATTCACTGCAGATATATCCAGGTGACAGGGTAGCTAAGGTCAGAGGGATCCAAAATCATGGTATAGGTGTAGACACTCTCAGTGCAGGGAATAGATGTGCTATAAACCTTGCAGGGATAGATAAGGAAGATATAAAGAGGGGAAGTGTAGTAGCTACTCCTAACTCTCTTTCTGTAACTAGACTTATGGATGTAGAGATAAATTACCTGTCTTCTAACACCAAAGTTCTAAAGAACAACCAAAGGGTTAGATTTCATCATGGAACCAAGGAGATCATCTGCCGTATAAAATTGCTGGATCAGCAGGAATTAAAAGCCGGGGACAGCGGTTATGCACAATTGATCTTAGAGAAGGAATTGGTTGGATTTACTGGAGACTTAGGGATACTTCGTAATTATTCCCCTATGTTTACCATTGGAGGAGTAACGATTCTAAATCCGTTGGCTACAAAGGCTAAGAGATTTGATGAAAAATTAATCCAAACATTAAAGGGTGGAAAGAGCGATAACAGTGTTAAACTATCCAGTGTAATTGAGGAATTAAGTTCTAAATATCCATCTTTTGAAGATATCAAATTAAATTTTGGAAGTGCTGAAGATATAACTGAATCTTTGAAAAAGTTGGTTAAGAATAAGGAAGTTTTAGAGTTAACAGCTTTAAGCGAAACTATATATATGCATAAAAATTTCTTAGAAGGTAAAAAAGGGGAACTTTTAGCAATCCTAGAGGATTTCCACAGTAAAAACCCACTGTTAATAGGAGAAAATACTTCTACTATTAGAAATAAGATTTTTTCTAAAAAATTTAAGAATAAAAATTATTTAGAAGTTTTATCAAAATTAGAGGATGATAAAGTTATTAAGGTAAATTCTAGTTTAGTTTCCCTCTTTGATTTTGAGATAAAACTAAGTAAAAATCAGGAAAAAATTAAAGAGACAATCTTGAAAACTTATAAAAATAATGGTTACAAACCTCCTAAATATGAGGAACTATCAAAATTAGCCGGGGATCCTAAAGAATTAAAGAGGGTTTTCGATATGATGGTATTGTTAGGAAAATTAAAGTTTATAGAAAAGGATGTTTTCCTATTGGAATCAGATTATAATAATCTAATGATGGTAATAAATCAGTTGGGAGAAGGTGGCAAGGAAATAGCGCTTCCTGATGTTAAAGCTAAGATAGAAACCAGTAGGAAATATTTAGTTGCCTATTTAGAACATTTAGATAAGGTAGGAGTAACTAAGAGGGTAGATAACTCAAGAGTATTAGTGTAA
- a CDS encoding DUF3343 domain-containing protein has translation MKKTEEFNLISFESTHMAIKSEKLLKEVNLDIRIIPVPREITSSCGLSLRINPTDYKRSREILDENKIEFSGCYIVKKTGLKKEILDITN, from the coding sequence ATGAAAAAAACAGAAGAATTTAACCTTATCTCCTTTGAGTCCACTCATATGGCGATAAAGAGTGAAAAATTATTGAAAGAAGTAAATTTAGATATAAGAATAATTCCTGTACCTAGGGAGATAACGTCTAGTTGTGGTCTATCACTACGTATAAATCCTACGGATTACAAAAGGTCTAGAGAGATTTTGGACGAAAATAAGATAGAATTTTCAGGATGTTATATAGTAAAAAAAACAGGATTGAAAAAAGAAATTCTTGACATCACCAATTAA
- a CDS encoding NADH-dependent [FeFe] hydrogenase, group A6, protein MVNLIIDNKEVQVPKGTTIIEAAKKIHIKIPSLCHHPDQTVKGNCRICLVENDWGKLVAACSTKVSEGMKIKTNTKFVRDTQKGVLELILANHNQDCLKCDRNGNCELQDLCERFNISNNSLDENIVEAHEIDDFNCSIVRDYSKCIKCGRCADVCREVQNVDVLAATNRGAEYEFIPRFDRKLHETECVFCGQCIKVCPVGAIYEKSSIDKVLTAIDDEALHVIVQIAPAVRVSVGELFNLEPGSITEGQIVSSLKRIGFERVFDTNFSADLTIIEEGYELIDRITNGGKLPMITSCSPGWINYVEGHGEDLLGHLSTCKSPQQMFGAISKTYYAEKLGIHPSKIFTVSIMPCTAKKFEANREEMNSYGFPDVDAVLTTRELGRLIKSQGIDFANVEEEAFDAPFGIASGAGAIFGASGGVMEAALRSVYEILTKQELEKLEFEEVRGMQGIKEATVNINGNEVKVAVVHGLGNAKKVMEEIREGKSDYTFVEIMGCTGGCIGGGGQPIEKTKETKQKRMDALYTIDNGKEHRSSHKNPTITKLYEEFLGEPNGHKAHVLLHTTYKGIKL, encoded by the coding sequence GTGGTAAACCTTATTATAGATAATAAAGAAGTTCAAGTACCGAAGGGTACAACAATAATAGAAGCAGCAAAGAAAATACATATCAAAATACCTAGCCTATGTCACCATCCAGATCAAACTGTAAAAGGAAATTGTAGAATATGTTTAGTTGAAAATGACTGGGGTAAATTGGTAGCAGCTTGTTCTACAAAAGTATCAGAGGGAATGAAGATAAAGACAAATACAAAATTTGTAAGAGATACTCAAAAAGGTGTTTTAGAGTTAATATTAGCAAATCATAATCAAGACTGTCTAAAATGTGATAGAAATGGTAACTGTGAATTACAGGATCTATGTGAGAGATTTAATATTTCAAACAACAGTTTAGATGAAAATATAGTAGAAGCTCATGAAATAGATGACTTTAACTGTTCTATCGTAAGAGATTATTCTAAATGTATAAAATGTGGAAGATGTGCCGATGTCTGTAGAGAAGTGCAAAATGTAGATGTTTTAGCTGCAACTAACAGAGGGGCAGAATATGAATTTATACCTAGATTCGATAGAAAATTACATGAAACAGAATGTGTATTCTGTGGTCAATGTATAAAGGTCTGTCCAGTTGGAGCAATCTATGAAAAGTCTAGTATAGATAAAGTATTGACTGCTATAGATGATGAAGCATTACATGTAATAGTTCAGATAGCGCCTGCAGTAAGGGTCAGTGTAGGAGAACTATTTAATTTAGAACCTGGAAGTATAACAGAGGGACAGATAGTATCAAGTCTTAAAAGAATAGGGTTTGAAAGGGTTTTCGATACCAATTTTTCGGCAGACCTGACTATCATTGAGGAAGGTTATGAATTGATCGACAGAATCACAAATGGCGGGAAACTACCTATGATTACATCATGCAGTCCTGGTTGGATAAACTATGTAGAAGGACATGGAGAAGACCTATTAGGACACTTATCTACATGTAAATCTCCCCAACAAATGTTCGGGGCAATTTCTAAGACTTATTATGCAGAAAAATTAGGTATTCACCCATCTAAGATATTTACAGTATCAATAATGCCATGTACAGCAAAGAAATTTGAGGCTAACAGAGAAGAGATGAATTCATACGGATTCCCAGATGTAGATGCTGTATTAACAACTAGAGAATTAGGTAGACTAATAAAATCTCAGGGAATAGATTTTGCAAATGTTGAAGAAGAAGCATTTGATGCTCCATTTGGAATAGCATCAGGAGCAGGGGCAATATTTGGAGCCAGTGGAGGAGTAATGGAAGCTGCTCTTAGAAGTGTATATGAAATACTTACTAAACAAGAATTAGAAAAATTAGAATTTGAAGAAGTAAGAGGTATGCAGGGAATAAAAGAAGCGACTGTAAATATAAATGGCAACGAAGTAAAGGTGGCAGTTGTTCATGGGCTAGGAAATGCTAAAAAAGTAATGGAAGAGATCAGAGAAGGAAAATCTGACTATACATTCGTTGAAATAATGGGGTGTACCGGAGGATGTATCGGTGGCGGTGGTCAGCCAATAGAAAAAACTAAAGAAACAAAACAAAAAAGAATGGATGCACTATACACTATAGATAATGGTAAGGAACATAGATCTTCCCATAAGAACCCAACAATAACTAAACTATATGAGGAATTCTTAGGAGAGCCTAACGGGCATAAAGCTCATGTTCTCTTACATACAACATATAAGGGAATAAAATTATAA
- the yedF gene encoding sulfurtransferase-like selenium metabolism protein YedF: protein MIKIDAMGLACPLPVIQTKKALRNIEENGSVETMVDNESSMENLLKMAKEMGLESSHEKIEDHKYRVVITKGEGGVVADSNDAASNEKMVIAVSSDKMGEGIDELGDVLMKGFIYTLTEMDLMPATVLFYNGGAKLTVEDAPTLEDLKTLEEMGVEILTCGTCLNYYNLGDKLAVGEVTNMYTIMERLQGADKLIRP from the coding sequence TTGATAAAAATAGATGCTATGGGACTGGCTTGTCCATTACCTGTAATTCAAACTAAAAAAGCGTTAAGAAATATAGAGGAAAACGGTAGTGTAGAAACTATGGTGGACAATGAATCTTCTATGGAAAATCTACTAAAAATGGCTAAAGAGATGGGATTGGAATCCAGCCACGAAAAAATAGAGGATCACAAGTACAGAGTAGTAATCACTAAGGGTGAAGGTGGAGTAGTAGCTGATTCAAATGATGCGGCATCAAATGAAAAGATGGTTATAGCTGTCTCTTCAGATAAGATGGGAGAAGGGATCGATGAATTAGGAGATGTATTGATGAAGGGATTTATCTATACATTGACTGAGATGGACCTTATGCCTGCTACGGTTTTATTCTATAATGGAGGCGCTAAACTGACAGTAGAGGATGCTCCTACACTGGAAGATTTAAAAACTTTAGAGGAGATGGGAGTAGAGATATTAACTTGTGGAACATGTCTGAACTACTATAATTTAGGAGATAAATTAGCAGTAGGAGAGGTAACTAATATGTACACTATTATGGAAAGACTGCAGGGTGCAGATAAATTAATAAGACCATAG
- a CDS encoding SLBB domain-containing protein — MNRIQKVITENFNTYKVDQIEKYIENGGFQGLKNALEKGKDFIIDELNISGLRGRGGAAYPTGKKWNGGRKNHADVKYVLCNADEGEPATFKDRELLVRDPYKVIEGLTISGYTFGAREGFIYIREEYEFLHDKIRKAIKLAEENGYLGKNILGTGFDFSIKVFSGAGAYVCGEGSALIESMEGKAGRPRMKPPRIGVVGYMGKPTQSNNVETLAIVATVLKMGASNYAKYGTEKSIGTKMISLCGNVKKPGSYEIPFGMSLREIIYDIGGGIVGDKDIKFLQLGGVSGPLMPKQYLDTRYTYEDLEAKGFGIGSGAILVADETKSVIKFLESVSYFFFHESCGKCTPCREGKRQMKKLIDKMSKGTATTKDLKNIEKISRIMTDASFCGLGQTAATAMLTAIKYFSPELCSSIDEMKAL; from the coding sequence ATGAATAGAATTCAGAAAGTAATTACTGAAAATTTTAATACATATAAAGTGGATCAAATTGAGAAATATATTGAAAATGGCGGATTTCAAGGATTAAAAAACGCCTTGGAAAAAGGAAAAGATTTCATAATAGATGAACTTAATATTTCCGGACTTCGTGGAAGGGGAGGAGCAGCATATCCTACAGGTAAAAAGTGGAATGGCGGAAGAAAAAATCACGCTGATGTAAAATATGTGCTTTGTAATGCAGATGAGGGAGAACCGGCAACTTTTAAAGACAGAGAGTTATTGGTTAGAGACCCATATAAGGTAATCGAAGGACTGACTATCTCCGGATATACATTTGGAGCTCGTGAAGGGTTTATCTATATAAGGGAAGAATATGAATTCTTACATGACAAGATAAGAAAAGCTATAAAATTAGCAGAAGAAAATGGATATTTAGGAAAAAATATCTTAGGTACAGGATTTGATTTCTCCATAAAAGTATTTTCAGGTGCCGGTGCATATGTATGTGGTGAAGGATCAGCTTTAATAGAGTCTATGGAGGGTAAAGCTGGTAGACCTAGAATGAAACCACCAAGAATAGGTGTTGTGGGATATATGGGAAAACCAACTCAATCTAACAACGTTGAAACATTAGCAATAGTTGCTACCGTTTTAAAGATGGGAGCTTCTAATTATGCAAAATATGGAACAGAAAAAAGTATAGGAACTAAGATGATCAGTCTTTGCGGAAATGTAAAGAAACCTGGATCATATGAGATTCCTTTTGGAATGAGTCTAAGAGAGATAATATACGATATCGGTGGAGGAATTGTAGGAGATAAAGACATTAAATTCTTACAACTAGGTGGAGTATCAGGACCATTAATGCCTAAACAATACCTGGATACAAGATATACCTATGAAGATTTAGAAGCCAAAGGATTTGGGATTGGATCAGGAGCTATTTTAGTAGCCGATGAGACTAAAAGTGTTATTAAATTTTTAGAATCAGTTAGTTACTTCTTCTTCCATGAATCTTGTGGAAAATGTACTCCATGTAGAGAGGGAAAAAGACAGATGAAAAAATTAATAGATAAAATGTCTAAAGGAACTGCAACAACTAAAGATCTAAAAAATATAGAAAAAATCTCCAGGATAATGACAGATGCATCTTTCTGTGGGTTGGGACAAACAGCAGCTACTGCAATGCTTACAGCCATAAAATATTTTTCACCGGAACTTTGTAGTTCGATAGATGAAATGAAGGCATTATAA
- a CDS encoding HAD-IA family hydrolase, which yields MKKTMFVFDFDGTIADSLHMGIDLYNNHIAKKLKCKKIEKDEIEDLKGKHIYKLLKDHDITLIKFPILLYKLKKLMSQKMEEIPLIDGMKEALISLNKMGYKIGVLTSNNKKNVDAFLNHYELRNLFEFIYSEKNVFGKDKAINKMMNIEKLDRIIYVGDETRDIEACKKVEVPIISVGWGFNTSANLKKHDPDYFIEEPKELLEIAKTLV from the coding sequence ATGAAAAAAACTATGTTTGTATTCGATTTTGACGGAACCATAGCAGACTCTTTACATATGGGAATAGATCTATACAACAACCATATAGCTAAAAAACTAAAATGTAAGAAGATAGAAAAAGATGAAATAGAAGATTTAAAGGGAAAACATATCTATAAATTATTAAAAGATCATGATATTACTCTGATTAAATTTCCGATTCTTCTGTACAAATTAAAAAAATTGATGTCCCAGAAAATGGAGGAGATTCCTCTTATAGATGGAATGAAGGAAGCCTTGATATCACTCAATAAAATGGGATATAAAATAGGAGTACTGACTTCTAACAACAAAAAAAATGTGGATGCTTTTTTGAACCACTATGAGTTAAGGAATTTATTTGAATTTATCTATTCTGAAAAAAATGTATTTGGAAAGGATAAAGCTATAAATAAGATGATGAATATAGAAAAATTAGACAGAATCATATATGTAGGAGATGAAACGCGGGATATAGAGGCATGTAAAAAAGTAGAAGTGCCTATTATCTCTGTAGGATGGGGATTTAATACATCTGCTAACTTAAAAAAGCATGATCCGGATTACTTTATAGAAGAGCCAAAGGAACTTCTTGAGATAGCTAAGACTTTGGTGTAG
- a CDS encoding NCS2 family permease: MKFFQLEKHGTNVKQEVVAGTTTFLTMAYIIFVNPGILGETGMDKGALITVTCLAAFIGTMITALWVNAPLAMAPGMGLNAFFTYTLVFGMGATWNVALGVVFISGIAFLLLTMTGFREKIIDAIPIQLRLAVGAGIGLFIAFIGMQNLGLIVANPATLVGLGPLRPTVILGLIGLVIMGGLEIKQVKGGILIGIVITTVLGMVLGYVELPSGIMSTPPSIAPIAFKLDILGALKVTMIGPIFSFMFVDLFDSVGTIVACANEAEMIDEKGKIENVSKILEADAAATVIGSLLGTSTTTTFVESASGIAQGGRTGLTSATTAVLFFLAMFFTPVIGVVPAFATAPALIIVGVYMFKNLIDIDLHKIEVAIPAFLTIILMPLTYSISTGITFGFISYAVIEILSGKVKTVRPTMWVIVALSTVELLSK; this comes from the coding sequence ATGAAATTTTTTCAATTGGAAAAGCATGGAACAAACGTAAAACAGGAAGTAGTAGCTGGAACAACTACGTTTTTAACGATGGCTTACATTATATTTGTAAATCCTGGGATATTAGGTGAAACTGGGATGGATAAGGGAGCATTGATTACTGTTACTTGTTTGGCGGCTTTTATAGGAACTATGATAACTGCTCTTTGGGTTAACGCACCACTAGCTATGGCACCTGGGATGGGATTAAATGCATTCTTTACTTATACCTTGGTATTTGGAATGGGAGCCACTTGGAATGTAGCTTTGGGAGTAGTATTTATATCAGGAATCGCATTTTTATTACTTACAATGACTGGATTTAGAGAAAAAATAATAGATGCTATACCTATTCAGCTTAGATTAGCTGTAGGAGCGGGAATTGGATTATTTATTGCATTTATTGGAATGCAAAACTTAGGATTGATTGTAGCTAACCCGGCAACACTAGTAGGATTAGGACCTCTAAGACCTACTGTAATCTTAGGATTGATAGGACTTGTAATTATGGGTGGATTAGAAATAAAACAGGTAAAGGGTGGAATCTTAATAGGAATAGTTATAACAACTGTCTTAGGGATGGTTTTAGGGTATGTAGAGTTACCAAGCGGAATAATGTCTACTCCTCCAAGTATAGCACCAATAGCCTTTAAATTAGATATATTAGGAGCGTTAAAAGTTACTATGATAGGACCTATATTTTCATTTATGTTTGTAGACTTATTTGATTCAGTGGGAACTATTGTAGCTTGTGCAAATGAAGCTGAGATGATAGATGAAAAAGGAAAGATTGAAAATGTAAGTAAGATATTAGAAGCTGATGCAGCAGCTACTGTAATAGGATCATTATTGGGAACGAGTACTACTACTACATTTGTAGAATCTGCTTCAGGGATTGCCCAAGGTGGAAGAACAGGACTTACATCTGCTACAACAGCAGTATTATTTTTCTTAGCTATGTTTTTCACTCCGGTAATAGGAGTAGTTCCGGCATTTGCTACAGCACCAGCACTAATCATTGTAGGAGTGTACATGTTTAAAAATCTTATAGATATTGACCTGCACAAGATAGAGGTAGCTATACCAGCATTTTTAACAATAATTTTAATGCCACTAACATATAGTATCAGTACAGGTATTACCTTTGGATTTATTTCATATGCAGTTATAGAGATTTTATCAGGAAAGGTAAAAACAGTAAGACCTACTATGTGGGTAATTGTTGCACTATCTACAGTAGAATTATTATCTAAATAA
- a CDS encoding AAA family ATPase, with protein sequence MKNKIKNLLNELNKGLIEREEVIKTCLLTLMTGENMVIIGPPGTAKSEVARRISDIFSENEYFEYLLTKFTTPEEIFGPISLKELENDIFKRNTIGYLPTSKIGFLDEIFKANSSILNSLLTIINEGVYHNGSIREKASTRSIIGASNELPTKESELYALYDRFLTKVQIDYVKDPSLLFLNHSVYEGIDKKLKFSTMEFEEITKKSNNIVFSPEILPKILKIKNKIELLPTDSLFPENISDRKLMKLGKLLKTAAYTSGKDKVEVIDLLLLKHTLWNNFENFSSIVDILEGEILGIDSERINLSNKIYKRWEEIFDEKFKIQERSSNNELLYYDIDKNKVTATNGEIHLQDSKGNFLFFKGHREYITASFSQSEWNLGFIETGYKLKDEKKIWYYESSSTKVTSSSERTLEGWSPLSVNGDLPPVIIDDFEEFLEKKDTVKVDNLVDFKNIKSNLETELTSLQNYLKNLSKTKLALLQNEDNIWICCSEKTELLKKLDKFINVTQNLVEKYSILFNKIIALLGDNL encoded by the coding sequence ATGAAAAACAAAATAAAAAACTTACTAAATGAATTAAATAAAGGGTTAATTGAGAGGGAAGAAGTTATCAAAACTTGCCTGTTAACTCTAATGACAGGAGAGAATATGGTTATTATAGGTCCTCCTGGAACCGCTAAATCAGAAGTTGCCAGAAGAATTTCAGATATATTCTCAGAAAATGAATATTTTGAATATTTATTGACTAAATTTACCACTCCGGAAGAAATATTTGGCCCTATCTCTTTAAAGGAATTAGAAAATGATATATTCAAGAGAAATACCATAGGATATCTTCCTACATCTAAAATAGGATTTTTGGACGAAATCTTTAAAGCTAATTCTTCCATCCTAAATTCTCTTCTGACGATTATCAATGAAGGGGTCTACCATAATGGCTCTATTAGAGAAAAAGCAAGCACAAGAAGCATCATAGGAGCCTCTAATGAGCTTCCTACCAAAGAATCGGAACTCTATGCCCTCTATGACAGGTTTTTAACTAAGGTTCAGATAGACTATGTAAAAGACCCTAGTTTACTTTTCTTAAATCACTCTGTCTATGAAGGAATAGATAAAAAATTAAAGTTTTCGACTATGGAGTTTGAGGAAATCACAAAAAAAAGTAATAATATAGTTTTTTCTCCTGAGATCCTACCTAAAATTTTAAAAATTAAAAATAAGATTGAACTCCTTCCGACAGATTCTCTCTTTCCAGAAAATATTTCAGATAGAAAATTAATGAAATTAGGTAAATTATTAAAAACAGCAGCCTATACTTCGGGAAAAGACAAGGTAGAGGTTATCGATCTTCTCCTTTTAAAGCATACTCTTTGGAATAATTTTGAAAATTTTTCTTCCATAGTAGATATTTTAGAGGGGGAAATACTAGGTATAGATTCTGAAAGAATCAATCTTTCCAATAAAATCTATAAAAGGTGGGAAGAGATCTTCGATGAAAAATTTAAAATTCAAGAAAGAAGCAGCAATAATGAACTTCTCTACTATGATATAGATAAAAATAAAGTCACTGCTACCAATGGAGAGATCCACCTGCAGGATTCCAAAGGTAACTTCTTATTTTTTAAGGGGCATAGGGAATACATCACTGCTTCATTTTCTCAGAGTGAATGGAACTTAGGATTTATAGAAACCGGGTATAAGTTAAAAGACGAAAAGAAGATCTGGTACTATGAATCTTCATCAACTAAGGTTACTTCTTCCTCTGAAAGAACTTTAGAAGGATGGAGTCCCCTTTCCGTTAATGGAGATCTTCCACCTGTTATTATCGATGATTTTGAGGAATTTTTAGAAAAAAAAGATACAGTAAAGGTCGATAACTTAGTTGATTTTAAAAATATAAAATCTAATTTAGAAACAGAATTAACATCTCTTCAGAATTATCTGAAAAACCTAAGTAAAACAAAATTGGCACTCCTTCAAAATGAAGATAATATTTGGATCTGCTGCTCTGAAAAAACTGAACTATTAAAAAAACTAGATAAATTTATAAACGTCACCCAAAATTTGGTAGAAAAATATTCTATCCTCTTCAACAAAATCATTGCTCTACTAGGGGATAATCTATGA